A single genomic interval of Bradyrhizobium japonicum USDA 6 harbors:
- a CDS encoding MarC family protein codes for MLSDFTITAFATLFVAIGPIDTAIVFGGLTAGVHRPERFRLAWQAVLIAGIVLLGFALFGNRLLGALRVSLDAFRVAGGILLLLQAIQMIFAHPSGLSSLTALERREALEPGDIAIFPLAFPVIAGPAGLTAVVLLMGQAGDPVGSMIVLAAMLLCLLLTYFGMIFTDVLHRVLKATGSNVLARLAGVILATLAVQFIFDGIRGARLVAGA; via the coding sequence ATGCTTTCTGATTTTACGATCACCGCCTTTGCAACTCTATTCGTAGCGATCGGACCGATCGATACGGCAATCGTGTTCGGTGGCCTGACAGCGGGTGTTCACCGGCCTGAGCGGTTTCGGTTGGCGTGGCAGGCCGTGCTGATTGCCGGAATTGTTCTGTTGGGTTTTGCACTCTTCGGCAACCGACTGCTAGGCGCACTACGGGTTTCGCTGGACGCCTTTCGAGTTGCGGGTGGCATCTTGCTCTTGTTGCAGGCCATCCAGATGATCTTCGCTCATCCCTCGGGACTATCCTCGCTCACCGCACTTGAACGGCGCGAGGCATTGGAGCCAGGCGACATCGCGATTTTTCCCTTGGCGTTTCCGGTCATCGCCGGACCTGCCGGCCTCACGGCGGTCGTTCTACTGATGGGGCAAGCCGGTGATCCGGTCGGCTCAATGATAGTATTGGCAGCTATGCTACTTTGCCTTTTGCTAACGTACTTCGGGATGATCTTCACCGACGTCTTGCACCGGGTGCTGAAGGCTACCGGATCCAATGTGTTGGCGAGGCTTGCCGGCGTTATTCTGGCCACCCTTGCTGTCCAATTCATATTTGACGGTATCAGAGGTGCTCGGCTTGTAGCAGGCGCTTGA
- a CDS encoding SPW repeat protein — translation MNTVWKKDMIADVVGLVIGLGLFFSPWAVGFSTESPMNWNAWLSGIMIAALAVAALALFAEWPEWLTLAAGVWVAVSPWVLHFSSNATITPLHVIAGILVAAVAALRLWYMHQSYPRVTA, via the coding sequence ATGAACACCGTCTGGAAAAAAGATATGATCGCTGATGTGGTAGGTCTTGTGATCGGCCTGGGCCTGTTCTTTTCGCCTTGGGCCGTGGGATTCTCCACTGAAAGCCCGATGAACTGGAATGCCTGGCTAAGTGGCATCATGATCGCCGCGCTTGCTGTAGCAGCGCTAGCGCTGTTTGCCGAGTGGCCGGAGTGGCTGACTCTCGCGGCCGGCGTTTGGGTCGCGGTGTCGCCGTGGGTGCTGCATTTCTCGTCTAACGCAACCATCACACCGCTCCACGTCATCGCCGGAATTCTGGTGGCGGCTGTTGCGGCTTTGCGACTCTGGTATATGCACCAGAGCTATCCCCGTGTGACAGCCTGA
- a CDS encoding sensor histidine kinase: MSEFGKRALRSDDIDGLLQEATKLVSDAIDVELVKVLELVPGGENLLVRAGVNWNPGVVGHAEIPAHEGSPAGYALHTNQPVITEDTQREVRFEIPKLLIEHSVRSTVNVVIRGEDGPFGVLEVDSRQLRKFEQDDIDFLQNYANLLASAIDRVRIQRELAERALRQEMLGHELQHRINNILATIQAIARRTRAKSQNLDEFAKAFEDRLAAIARTHALLSRSHTSTIDIREVLSQELSVHGAVEGENLKQRGPAISIPAKQAEVLSMAIHELATNAVKHGALSMENGHIDISWDAHDRGNENEFQLRWRERTSPIAPQPARRGFGSEFLEKSIPHMLHGRFERTFGSDGIECTVSFLLDQNDK; encoded by the coding sequence TTGTCCGAATTCGGCAAGCGAGCTTTGCGGAGCGACGACATAGATGGTCTTCTACAAGAGGCAACTAAGCTTGTTTCTGATGCCATCGATGTTGAGCTAGTGAAAGTGCTGGAGCTCGTCCCAGGCGGGGAGAATTTGCTCGTCCGCGCCGGGGTGAACTGGAACCCCGGCGTGGTAGGGCATGCTGAAATACCCGCGCATGAGGGCTCGCCGGCTGGCTATGCCTTGCACACGAACCAGCCGGTGATTACCGAAGATACCCAGAGGGAGGTTCGGTTCGAAATTCCCAAGCTCTTGATCGAGCATAGCGTCAGGAGCACCGTCAATGTTGTTATTCGCGGTGAGGACGGCCCATTCGGTGTGCTGGAGGTGGACTCGCGGCAGCTGCGGAAATTCGAGCAGGACGATATCGATTTTCTTCAGAACTACGCCAACCTGTTGGCATCTGCTATCGACCGAGTGAGAATCCAGCGAGAATTGGCGGAGCGGGCGCTCAGACAGGAAATGCTCGGTCACGAGCTTCAGCATCGCATCAATAACATACTGGCGACTATCCAAGCCATCGCGCGGAGGACGCGCGCCAAGAGCCAGAACCTTGACGAGTTTGCAAAAGCTTTTGAGGACCGATTGGCTGCGATTGCGCGCACTCATGCTTTGTTAAGCCGGAGCCATACGAGCACGATCGATATCCGCGAGGTACTCTCTCAGGAGCTCTCAGTGCACGGCGCTGTCGAGGGCGAGAACCTCAAGCAGCGCGGCCCCGCGATCTCGATTCCGGCAAAACAGGCCGAGGTGTTGTCGATGGCGATACACGAGCTCGCCACAAACGCCGTTAAACACGGCGCCCTCTCCATGGAGAATGGTCATATTGACATATCGTGGGACGCTCATGATCGAGGCAATGAAAATGAGTTCCAACTCCGCTGGCGCGAGCGGACGAGCCCCATCGCGCCCCAGCCGGCCCGGCGGGGCTTCGGTTCAGAGTTTCTCGAGAAATCGATACCACATATGTTGCACGGGCGATTCGAGCGAACGTTTGGCTCCGATGGAATAGAATGCACCGTCTCATTTTTGTTGGACCAGAATGATAAATGA
- a CDS encoding Hsp20 family protein produces MRTYDLSPFWRSSVGFDRLFDLVNDTMNDSDDYPLYDIERIDEDQYQISLALAGFGPEEITITAKQSTLTVEGHKANKGDHDYLYQGISMRPFRRVFNLADFVQVKDAAFESGMLKIALVREVPEAMKPRRIMIEAAGNENQQIEQKQAA; encoded by the coding sequence ATGAGAACCTACGATCTGTCTCCGTTTTGGCGTTCGAGCGTCGGGTTCGATCGCCTGTTTGATCTCGTCAACGACACGATGAACGACAGCGATGATTATCCGCTGTATGACATCGAGCGTATCGACGAGGACCAGTACCAGATTTCACTGGCGCTGGCCGGCTTCGGCCCGGAAGAGATCACCATCACCGCGAAGCAATCGACGCTCACCGTCGAGGGCCACAAGGCGAACAAGGGTGATCACGACTATCTCTATCAGGGAATCTCAATGCGGCCGTTCCGCCGCGTCTTCAACCTGGCGGACTTTGTCCAGGTGAAAGACGCCGCCTTCGAAAGCGGTATGCTGAAGATTGCACTGGTTCGGGAAGTGCCGGAGGCGATGAAGCCGCGTCGCATAATGATCGAAGCCGCCGGCAACGAAAACCAGCAAATCGAGCAGAAGCAGGCGGCCTGA
- the rpoH gene encoding RNA polymerase sigma factor RpoH produces MSTLSIVSNLPPLHSDGGLPRYLAAIRKFPLLDPADEAMYARRWREDGDREAAYRLVTSHLRLAAKLALRYRGYGLPVADLISEANVGLMLAVKRFKPEKGVRLATYAMWWIKATLHEYVLKSWSLVKIGTTAAQKKLFFKLRKLKSQISAGEEADLSPDQVGYIAEQLQVLPREVVEMNGRIRGDISLNLPLTQQDGSEQMQDCLVDPSPDPETLLSERVDRERVRSALEDALASLTSRERHIIEARFLAERPKTLDELGPTFGVSRERIRQIEVRALQKIRSALSARLDGTLLPIGERPGR; encoded by the coding sequence ATGAGCACCCTTTCAATCGTGTCGAATCTGCCTCCGCTTCACTCGGACGGCGGGCTCCCCCGCTACCTCGCCGCCATTCGCAAGTTTCCGCTGCTGGATCCGGCCGACGAGGCGATGTACGCACGCCGTTGGCGAGAGGACGGCGATCGCGAAGCGGCCTATCGCCTGGTGACCAGTCACCTTCGGTTGGCCGCAAAGCTCGCCCTTCGATATCGCGGCTACGGCCTTCCCGTCGCCGACCTGATCTCGGAAGCGAATGTCGGCCTGATGCTGGCGGTCAAGCGGTTCAAGCCCGAAAAAGGCGTCCGGCTTGCCACCTATGCGATGTGGTGGATCAAGGCGACCCTTCATGAGTACGTTCTGAAGTCCTGGTCCTTAGTGAAAATCGGCACCACGGCGGCCCAGAAGAAGTTGTTTTTCAAGCTCCGGAAACTCAAGAGCCAGATTTCGGCAGGCGAGGAAGCCGACCTGTCGCCGGACCAGGTTGGTTACATCGCCGAACAGCTGCAGGTCCTTCCCCGGGAGGTCGTCGAGATGAATGGCAGGATCCGCGGCGACATTTCGCTCAACTTGCCGCTGACCCAGCAGGACGGCTCGGAGCAAATGCAAGATTGCCTGGTTGATCCGTCGCCAGACCCCGAAACCCTGTTGTCCGAAAGGGTCGATCGCGAACGGGTCCGTTCCGCACTCGAAGACGCACTGGCTTCCCTGACTTCCCGGGAGCGTCACATCATCGAAGCGCGCTTCTTGGCGGAACGGCCGAAGACATTGGACGAACTTGGCCCGACCTTCGGCGTGTCGCGCGAACGGATTCGCCAGATCGAAGTTCGTGCGCTGCAAAAGATTAGGAGCGCACTGAGCGCCCGGCTCGATGGAACGCTCCTGCCGATCGGTGAACGGCCGGGGCGATGA
- a CDS encoding Hsp20/alpha crystallin family protein: MALRDLIPWNNGSRDLSLNRNEPNPFLVLHREMNRLFDDTFRSFDIAPFSSQAMGWPSVEVNETDTEVKVVAELPGLQEKDVNVELWDGLLTISGEKKNETEDKERRFTERYYGRFERSIPIDDVDQDKVVASFKDGVLTVTLAKLPSERQKVKRIAINGK, from the coding sequence ATGGCACTACGCGATCTGATACCGTGGAACAACGGCTCTCGTGATCTGAGCCTGAATCGCAATGAGCCCAATCCGTTTCTCGTGCTTCACCGCGAGATGAATCGGCTGTTCGACGATACGTTTCGCTCGTTCGATATCGCCCCGTTCAGCTCTCAGGCAATGGGATGGCCGAGCGTCGAGGTCAACGAGACTGACACGGAGGTTAAGGTCGTCGCCGAACTTCCTGGCCTCCAGGAGAAGGACGTCAATGTCGAACTCTGGGACGGCCTGTTGACCATTAGCGGCGAGAAGAAGAACGAGACCGAGGACAAGGAGCGACGCTTTACCGAGCGCTACTACGGGCGCTTCGAGCGTTCCATCCCGATCGATGACGTCGACCAGGACAAGGTCGTGGCGTCGTTCAAGGATGGCGTTCTCACCGTGACGCTGGCGAAGTTACCGAGCGAACGGCAGAAGGTGAAACGGATTGCCATCAACGGCAAGTAA
- a CDS encoding MFS transporter, with protein MRISRPIAYIVLYVALYAAFGVSSPFWPKFFETRALTPQQIGLILAAAMLVRLAVGPVVGMLADLLGSLRLLLATCAALAAATAAAFLLANTFSLLFLIALVQAAALAPTTSIADALSVNAAKPEIAGKPFEYGWIRGSGSAAFVLGTLTVGQIIGQDDLTPIIWMNVALLAVAAGVTALLPRVNIQPKPYEGGLTALAALHGLLKISQFRILILVSALVYGSHAMHDAFAVIRWSAAGIDTPIISVLWSEAVAAEVIVFFLIGPSLLDRLGARGAAALAAAAGIIRWSIEGVSTSVLVLSILQPVHGLTFALLHLACMRMMATLVPARTAGTAQALYAFGSGLATAVLTLLSGILFARFGGVAFFPMALLCGVALPCAWFGFRDRSDEAV; from the coding sequence GTGCGCATCAGTAGACCGATCGCCTACATTGTTCTTTACGTCGCGCTGTACGCTGCGTTTGGCGTGTCGTCGCCCTTTTGGCCAAAATTTTTCGAAACGAGAGCTCTGACTCCCCAGCAAATCGGTCTGATACTAGCAGCTGCAATGCTAGTGCGCCTTGCCGTCGGCCCAGTGGTAGGAATGCTGGCCGATCTTTTGGGGTCATTACGCCTTCTGCTCGCGACCTGTGCTGCCCTGGCAGCCGCTACGGCCGCCGCATTCTTGTTGGCAAATACGTTTTCGCTATTGTTCCTTATAGCTTTAGTTCAAGCTGCAGCACTTGCCCCCACGACGTCGATTGCCGACGCGTTGTCAGTTAACGCAGCAAAGCCTGAGATCGCAGGAAAGCCTTTTGAATATGGCTGGATACGCGGCTCTGGATCGGCGGCATTCGTATTGGGAACGTTGACTGTCGGGCAAATAATCGGTCAAGACGATCTCACCCCGATCATCTGGATGAATGTGGCCCTACTGGCGGTCGCAGCTGGGGTAACAGCCCTGCTGCCCCGTGTTAATATTCAGCCCAAACCTTATGAAGGCGGCCTGACCGCTCTCGCTGCCCTGCATGGGCTTCTTAAGATATCGCAGTTTCGCATCCTGATTTTAGTTTCAGCTCTGGTCTACGGGAGTCACGCGATGCACGACGCATTTGCTGTGATCAGGTGGAGCGCTGCAGGCATCGATACGCCGATCATAAGCGTCCTATGGTCCGAAGCCGTAGCGGCAGAAGTCATCGTGTTTTTCCTAATTGGTCCATCGTTACTCGACCGCCTCGGCGCGCGTGGAGCGGCTGCTCTGGCAGCCGCAGCTGGGATCATACGGTGGTCCATCGAGGGCGTGAGCACCTCCGTTTTAGTGCTCTCAATTCTACAACCGGTACATGGGTTGACTTTCGCCCTGCTTCATCTTGCGTGCATGCGTATGATGGCGACACTCGTTCCAGCTAGGACAGCCGGAACGGCTCAAGCCCTTTATGCCTTTGGCTCAGGGTTGGCGACTGCCGTACTAACTTTGTTGTCAGGAATTCTCTTTGCCAGGTTTGGAGGCGTGGCCTTCTTTCCAATGGCCCTTCTCTGCGGCGTCGCTCTCCCGTGCGCGTGGTTTGGCTTCCGGGACCGGTCTGACGAGGCTGTTTGA